From Streptomyces sp. NBC_00690, a single genomic window includes:
- the tilS gene encoding tRNA lysidine(34) synthetase TilS, protein MGPHPAVAAIRLAVRRVLHDVLNEYSSHLAQGTPAQPAERATRLSHAAAAACATASVPAAPSGAASPAARSGSFGSGSRDQAPFHPGCATPAGQLPLVLVACSGGADSMALASALAFEARKLSVRAGGITVDHGLQDGSDLRAAEVAVRLSSMGLDPVEAVTVEVGREGGPEAAARDARYAALDEAAERHGAAAVLLGHTRDDQAETVLLGLARGSGIRSLSGMAAVSGSYGRYRRPFLHIDRQTARKACMVQSLPVWDDPHNADPAYTRSRLRHEGLPALEKALGKGVVEALARTAQLSRDDADALDSWAADAEASVRDDSGQLECAKLYALPPAVRRRVLRRAVIEAGAPAGSLFARHIEEVDRLITGWRGQGGINLPGRVEARRQSGRLVIRQG, encoded by the coding sequence ATGGGTCCCCATCCAGCGGTCGCGGCGATACGCCTGGCGGTCCGCCGCGTACTCCACGACGTACTCAACGAATACTCCTCCCACCTCGCGCAGGGCACCCCCGCCCAACCCGCCGAGCGTGCGACGCGCCTGAGCCACGCGGCTGCTGCCGCCTGTGCCACCGCCTCTGTGCCGGCGGCGCCCTCCGGAGCCGCGAGCCCCGCGGCGCGCTCCGGCTCCTTCGGCTCGGGGTCCCGCGACCAGGCCCCGTTCCATCCCGGCTGTGCCACCCCCGCCGGACAGCTGCCCCTCGTGCTCGTCGCCTGCTCCGGTGGCGCCGATTCGATGGCCCTCGCCTCCGCACTCGCCTTCGAGGCCCGCAAACTCTCCGTCCGCGCCGGCGGCATCACCGTCGACCACGGCCTCCAGGACGGTTCCGACCTGCGTGCCGCCGAGGTGGCGGTCCGGCTCTCCTCGATGGGACTCGACCCCGTCGAAGCGGTCACCGTGGAAGTGGGGCGCGAAGGCGGCCCCGAAGCCGCCGCCCGGGACGCCCGCTACGCAGCCCTCGACGAAGCCGCCGAACGCCACGGCGCCGCCGCCGTGCTCCTCGGTCACACCCGCGACGACCAAGCGGAAACCGTCCTGCTGGGTCTCGCTCGCGGTTCCGGTATCCGCTCGCTCTCCGGAATGGCGGCCGTCTCCGGCTCCTACGGGCGCTACCGCCGCCCCTTCCTCCACATCGACCGGCAGACCGCCCGCAAGGCGTGCATGGTCCAGTCGCTGCCCGTCTGGGACGACCCCCACAACGCCGACCCCGCGTACACCCGCTCCCGACTGCGTCACGAGGGCCTGCCCGCCCTGGAGAAGGCGTTGGGCAAGGGCGTCGTCGAAGCCCTGGCACGCACCGCGCAACTCTCCCGTGACGACGCGGACGCCCTCGACAGTTGGGCCGCCGATGCGGAGGCATCCGTACGGGACGACAGCGGCCAACTGGAATGCGCCAAGCTCTACGCCCTGCCGCCCGCCGTCCGGCGCCGGGTGTTGCGGCGGGCCGTGATCGAAGCGGGCGCGCCAGCCGGCTCGCTCTTCGCCCGTCACATCGAGGAAGTCGATCGGCTCATCACCGGTTGGCGGGGTCAGGGGGGCATCAATCTGCCCGGCCGCGTCGAGGCGCGCCGGCAGAGTGGCAGACTTGTCATTCGGCAAGGCTGA
- the hpt gene encoding hypoxanthine phosphoribosyltransferase, whose translation MGTDLQSVLITKEEIDAKLTELAAKIDAEYAGKDLLLVGVLKGAVMVMADLARSLSSAVTMDWMAVSSYGAGTQSSGVVRILKDLDTDIKGKHVLIVEDIIDSGLTLSWLLSNLGSREPASIEVCTLLRKPDAAKVAIDVKWIGFDIPNEFVVGYGLDYSEKYRNLPFVGTLAPHVYGG comes from the coding sequence ATGGGCACCGACCTTCAGTCGGTGCTCATCACCAAGGAAGAGATCGACGCGAAGCTGACGGAGCTCGCCGCGAAGATCGACGCTGAGTACGCGGGCAAGGATCTGCTTCTCGTCGGTGTCCTCAAGGGCGCAGTGATGGTGATGGCGGACCTGGCACGGTCCCTTTCCAGCGCCGTCACCATGGACTGGATGGCCGTGTCGTCCTACGGCGCGGGTACCCAGTCCTCCGGCGTCGTCCGCATCCTCAAGGACCTCGACACCGACATCAAGGGCAAGCACGTCCTGATCGTCGAGGACATCATCGACTCCGGGCTCACCCTGTCCTGGCTGCTCTCCAACCTCGGCTCGCGCGAGCCGGCCTCCATCGAGGTCTGCACGCTGCTGCGCAAGCCGGACGCGGCGAAGGTCGCGATCGACGTGAAGTGGATCGGGTTCGACATTCCGAACGAGTTCGTCGTTGGGTATGGGCTTGATTACTCGGAGAAGTACCGCAATCTCCCCTTCGTCGGTACGCTCGCGCCCCACGTTTACGGCGGCTGA
- the ftsH gene encoding ATP-dependent zinc metalloprotease FtsH, whose translation MDVKRYFRGPVMWIVLAVLAVVVLMNVVGSSGGYKTVDTGQVVQAIDKNQVDSVKLTTGDEQIIKVDLKDDVKVKGSNKIQASYIGTQGADLADKLQAKYEAGDIEDGYTVSPSKQSPFISVLLSLLPFVLIVVVFLFLMNQMQGGGSRVMNFGKSKAKLITKDTPKTTFADVAGSDEAVEELHEIKEFLQEPAKFQAVGAKIPKGVLLYGPPGTGKTLLARAVAGEAGVPFYSISGSDFVEMFVGVGASRVRDLFEQAKANAPAIVFVDEIDAVGRHRGAGLGGGHDEREQTLNQLLVEMDGFDVKGGVILIAATNRPDILDPALLRPGRFDRQIAVDRPDMQGRLEILKVHQKGKPVAPDVDLGAVARRTPGFTGADLANVLNEAALLTARGDKKLIDNHALDEAIDRVVAGPQKRTRIMSDKEKKITAYHEGGHALVAAASPNSDPVHKITILSRGRALGYTMVLPEEDKYSTTRNEMLDQLAYMLGGRAAEELVFHDPTTGAANDIEKATTTARAMVTQYGMTERLGAIKFGGDNTEPFLGREMSHQRDYSEEVAALVDEEVKKLIETAHNEAWEILVENRDVLDNLVLELLEKETLGKEQIAEVFATIVKRPARPAWTGSSRRTPSTRPPVLSPKELALTNGANGAVAGNGSTPTEAAPNVEAAPEERPES comes from the coding sequence ATGGACGTGAAGCGATACTTCCGTGGGCCGGTCATGTGGATCGTGCTGGCCGTCCTCGCCGTGGTCGTGTTGATGAATGTCGTCGGCTCGTCCGGCGGCTACAAGACAGTGGACACCGGCCAGGTCGTCCAGGCGATCGACAAGAACCAGGTCGACTCGGTCAAGCTGACCACCGGCGACGAGCAGATCATCAAGGTCGACCTCAAGGACGACGTCAAGGTCAAGGGCAGCAACAAGATCCAGGCGAGCTACATCGGCACCCAGGGTGCCGATCTCGCCGACAAGCTTCAGGCGAAGTACGAGGCCGGTGACATCGAGGACGGATACACCGTCTCGCCGTCGAAGCAGAGCCCGTTCATCTCGGTGCTGCTCTCGCTGCTGCCCTTCGTGCTGATCGTCGTGGTCTTCCTGTTCCTGATGAACCAGATGCAGGGCGGCGGCTCCCGAGTCATGAACTTCGGGAAGTCCAAGGCCAAGCTGATCACCAAGGACACTCCGAAGACGACCTTCGCCGATGTGGCGGGGTCCGACGAGGCCGTCGAGGAACTCCACGAGATCAAGGAGTTCCTCCAGGAGCCGGCCAAGTTCCAGGCGGTCGGCGCCAAGATTCCCAAGGGCGTGCTGCTGTACGGCCCGCCCGGTACGGGCAAGACGTTGCTCGCCCGTGCCGTCGCCGGTGAGGCCGGCGTTCCGTTCTACTCGATCTCCGGCTCCGACTTCGTCGAGATGTTCGTCGGTGTCGGTGCTTCCCGAGTGCGCGACCTCTTCGAGCAGGCGAAGGCGAACGCTCCGGCGATCGTCTTCGTCGATGAGATCGACGCCGTCGGGCGGCACCGTGGCGCCGGTCTCGGCGGTGGGCACGACGAGCGGGAGCAGACGCTCAACCAGCTCCTCGTCGAGATGGACGGTTTCGATGTGAAGGGTGGCGTCATCCTGATCGCCGCCACCAACCGCCCTGACATCCTCGACCCGGCGCTGCTGCGGCCCGGCCGTTTCGACCGGCAGATCGCGGTCGACCGTCCGGACATGCAGGGCCGTCTGGAGATCCTCAAGGTTCACCAGAAGGGCAAGCCGGTCGCTCCGGACGTGGACCTGGGCGCTGTCGCCCGGCGTACGCCCGGTTTCACCGGTGCTGACTTGGCGAACGTGCTGAACGAAGCCGCGCTGCTCACCGCACGTGGCGACAAGAAGCTGATCGACAATCACGCGCTGGACGAGGCGATCGACCGTGTGGTCGCGGGCCCGCAGAAGCGGACTCGCATCATGTCGGACAAGGAGAAGAAGATCACCGCGTACCACGAGGGCGGTCACGCCCTGGTCGCGGCGGCTTCACCGAACTCCGACCCGGTACACAAGATCACGATCCTCTCCCGTGGTCGGGCCCTGGGTTACACCATGGTCCTGCCGGAAGAGGACAAGTACTCGACCACGCGCAACGAGATGCTCGACCAGCTGGCCTACATGCTGGGCGGGCGCGCGGCCGAGGAGCTCGTGTTCCACGACCCGACCACCGGCGCTGCGAACGACATCGAGAAGGCCACGACAACGGCCCGCGCGATGGTCACGCAGTACGGCATGACCGAGCGGCTCGGCGCGATCAAGTTCGGTGGCGACAACACCGAGCCCTTCCTGGGCCGGGAGATGTCGCACCAGCGGGATTACTCCGAAGAGGTCGCGGCACTGGTCGACGAAGAGGTCAAGAAGCTCATCGAGACCGCGCACAACGAAGCGTGGGAAATTCTCGTCGAGAATCGTGACGTCCTCGACAACCTCGTTCTCGAACTGCTGGAGAAGGAGACGCTGGGCAAGGAACAGATCGCGGAGGTCTTCGCGACGATCGTGAAGCGTCCGGCTCGCCCGGCGTGGACCGGTTCCTCCCGTCGTACGCCTTCGACGCGTCCTCCGGTGCTCTCGCCGAAGGAGTTGGCGCTGACCAACGGCGCCAACGGGGCGGTGGCGGGGAACGGCTCGACACCCACCGAAGCCGCACCGAATGTCGAAGCGGCACCGGAAGAGCGTCCGGAGAGCTGA
- the folE gene encoding GTP cyclohydrolase I FolE, with amino-acid sequence MTDPVTLDGEGTTGDFDEKRAENAVRELLIAVGEDPDREGLRETPARVARAYREIFAGLWQKPRDVLTTTFDLGHDEMVLVKDIEVMSSCEHHLVPFVGVAHVGYIPSSDGKITGLSKLARLVDVFARRPQVQERLTTQIADSLMEILEPRGVIVVVECEHMCMTMRGVRKPGAKTITSAVRGQLRDPATRNEAMTLIMAR; translated from the coding sequence ATGACCGACCCGGTGACGCTGGACGGCGAAGGTACGACCGGTGATTTCGACGAGAAACGAGCCGAGAACGCCGTACGCGAGTTGCTCATCGCGGTTGGGGAGGACCCGGACCGAGAGGGTCTGCGGGAGACCCCTGCGCGGGTTGCCCGGGCCTATCGGGAGATCTTCGCAGGTCTGTGGCAGAAGCCCCGCGATGTGCTCACCACGACGTTCGACCTTGGCCATGACGAGATGGTCCTGGTCAAGGACATCGAAGTCATGAGCAGCTGTGAGCACCATCTGGTCCCGTTCGTCGGGGTGGCGCACGTCGGCTACATCCCCTCCAGCGACGGGAAGATCACGGGCCTGTCCAAGCTGGCCCGGCTGGTGGACGTGTTCGCTCGCCGTCCGCAGGTGCAGGAACGGTTGACCACGCAGATCGCGGACTCGCTCATGGAGATCCTGGAGCCGCGCGGGGTCATCGTGGTGGTCGAGTGCGAGCACATGTGCATGACGATGCGAGGAGTCCGCAAACCGGGTGCAAAAACGATCACCTCGGCGGTCCGGGGGCAGCTGCGGGACCCCGCGACCCGTAATGAGGCCATGACTCTGATCATGGCCCGCTAG
- a CDS encoding DUF3180 domain-containing protein, whose amino-acid sequence MKQLRLGVLAGLFVGAGVLSWAGARLWESFGSLPSVPLAAPIVLAAIAAVLTATALSLRSRLKAQRERRPGAKGVEPLMAARAVVFGQASALVAALVSGMYGGTGVFLLGSLDIPSRRDQAIYAGFSVVAGIAVIAAAFFLERVCRLPDDSDPGSSTGPGPAHA is encoded by the coding sequence GTGAAGCAACTACGGCTCGGAGTGCTGGCCGGTCTCTTCGTCGGTGCCGGCGTGCTGTCCTGGGCCGGCGCCCGCCTCTGGGAGTCCTTCGGCAGTCTGCCGAGCGTCCCCCTGGCCGCTCCCATCGTGCTCGCCGCGATCGCCGCCGTACTGACGGCCACGGCGCTGTCCCTGCGTTCCCGACTGAAGGCCCAGCGGGAGCGCCGGCCAGGAGCCAAGGGAGTGGAACCGCTGATGGCCGCGCGAGCGGTGGTCTTCGGCCAGGCGAGTGCCTTGGTCGCGGCGCTGGTGAGCGGGATGTACGGGGGGACCGGAGTGTTCCTGCTGGGCTCGCTGGACATTCCGTCCCGACGGGACCAGGCGATCTACGCGGGGTTCTCCGTCGTGGCCGGGATCGCGGTGATCGCAGCGGCGTTCTTCCTGGAGCGGGTGTGCCGCCTCCCCGACGACAGCGATCCCGGCAGCAGCACCGGGCCGGGCCCGGCGCACGCCTAG
- the folK gene encoding 2-amino-4-hydroxy-6-hydroxymethyldihydropteridine diphosphokinase: MSDPTVQPVPASVVEQVDAADTTLSNPKRAVISLGSNLGNRLETLQGAIDALEDTPGVRVKAVSPVYETEPWGVDPGSQPSYFNAVVVLKTTLPPVSLLERGQAIEEAFDRVREERWGPRTIDVDIVTYADVESDDPALTLPHPRAHQRAFVLAPWLEVDPEAQLPGHGPVAGLLQGVGQSGVLARTDLELRLPE, encoded by the coding sequence ATGAGCGACCCCACCGTGCAGCCGGTTCCGGCTTCCGTCGTCGAGCAGGTGGACGCGGCAGACACCACCCTGTCCAACCCCAAGCGGGCCGTGATCTCCCTCGGCTCGAACCTGGGCAACCGCTTGGAGACCCTCCAGGGCGCGATCGACGCCTTGGAGGACACCCCCGGGGTCCGTGTCAAAGCCGTCTCCCCGGTGTACGAGACCGAACCCTGGGGTGTGGACCCCGGCTCGCAGCCGTCCTACTTCAATGCGGTGGTGGTGCTGAAGACGACCCTGCCGCCGGTGTCCCTCCTGGAGCGCGGACAGGCCATCGAGGAGGCGTTCGACCGGGTTCGCGAGGAGCGTTGGGGCCCGCGGACCATAGACGTCGACATCGTCACGTACGCAGACGTCGAGTCGGACGATCCTGCGCTCACCCTGCCCCACCCACGGGCCCACCAGCGGGCCTTCGTGCTGGCTCCCTGGCTCGAAGTCGACCCGGAGGCTCAGTTGCCGGGCCATGGTCCGGTGGCGGGGCTGCTGCAGGGCGTGGGCCAGAGCGGTGTGCTCGCCCGCACCGATCTGGAACTTCGGCTGCCGGAGTAG
- the folB gene encoding dihydroneopterin aldolase, with protein MDRVALRGLKARGHHGVFPREREEGQTFIVDLVLSLDTRPAAADDDLAKTVHYGVVAEEVVAVVEGEPVDLIETLAERIARTCLKHDGVEEVEVVVHKPDAPITVPFDDVTITITRSRV; from the coding sequence GTGGATCGTGTCGCGCTGCGCGGCCTCAAGGCCCGCGGGCACCATGGCGTCTTCCCTCGGGAGCGCGAGGAGGGGCAGACCTTCATCGTCGATCTGGTGCTCAGCCTCGACACCCGCCCCGCAGCGGCCGACGACGACCTCGCGAAGACCGTGCACTACGGCGTCGTGGCCGAGGAGGTCGTGGCGGTCGTCGAGGGCGAGCCCGTCGACCTCATCGAAACCCTGGCCGAGCGCATCGCCCGAACCTGTCTCAAACACGACGGCGTCGAAGAGGTCGAGGTGGTGGTCCACAAACCGGACGCACCGATCACGGTGCCCTTCGACGATGTCACCATCACCATCACCCGGAGCCGAGTATGA
- a CDS encoding nuclear transport factor 2 family protein, whose translation MSRTDIELVEEANTTFYETMERGDFQALSDLWLDDQISCIHPGWPVLSGRGEVLRSYALIMANTEYIQFFLTDVQVSLAGDTALVTCTENILSGGPAEESGELGPLVGQLVVATNVFRRTPEGWRIWSHHGSPVLTESDDEETGGDDEESPA comes from the coding sequence GTGAGCCGTACCGACATCGAGTTGGTCGAAGAGGCCAACACCACGTTCTACGAAACGATGGAGCGAGGGGACTTCCAGGCCCTCTCCGATCTCTGGCTGGACGACCAGATCTCCTGTATCCACCCCGGCTGGCCCGTGCTCTCGGGCCGGGGCGAAGTGCTGCGTTCCTATGCACTGATCATGGCCAACACCGAGTACATCCAGTTCTTCCTGACCGATGTGCAGGTGAGCCTCGCCGGTGACACCGCACTCGTCACCTGCACGGAGAACATCCTCAGCGGAGGGCCGGCGGAGGAAAGCGGCGAGCTGGGACCGCTCGTGGGTCAGCTGGTGGTCGCCACGAACGTCTTCCGCCGCACGCCGGAGGGATGGCGGATCTGGTCGCATCATGGCTCGCCCGTCCTCACCGAGAGCGACGACGAGGAGACGGGTGGGGACGACGAGGAGTCCCCGGCCTAG
- the folP gene encoding dihydropteroate synthase, with protein sequence MSTLRGLPEWGRCAVMGVVNVTPDSFSDGGRWFDTTAAVKRGLDLVADGADLVDVGGESTRPGASRVDEEEELRRVVPVVRGLVAEGATVSVDTMRARVAAEAVAAGAALVNDVSGGLADPEMVPAVAAAEVPFVVMHWRGFSHDMNSRAVYEDVVAEVTAELRSRMEAVVDGGIHPDRIVIDPGLGFAKEAAHDLALVAHLRDLRSLGRPLLVAASRKRFLGHVLAKDGTPPRARERDAATAAVSAIAAHEGAWAVRVHEVHATADAVRVAHAVEAAR encoded by the coding sequence ATGAGTACGTTGCGCGGGTTGCCGGAGTGGGGTCGCTGTGCGGTCATGGGAGTCGTCAATGTGACACCCGACTCCTTCTCGGACGGCGGTCGCTGGTTCGACACCACCGCCGCGGTCAAACGCGGCCTGGACCTCGTCGCCGACGGAGCCGATCTCGTCGATGTCGGCGGTGAGTCCACCCGCCCCGGTGCCAGCAGGGTCGACGAGGAGGAAGAGCTGCGCCGCGTCGTCCCCGTCGTGCGCGGCCTGGTCGCCGAAGGCGCCACCGTCTCCGTGGACACCATGCGGGCCCGGGTGGCCGCCGAGGCGGTCGCCGCCGGCGCAGCCCTCGTCAACGACGTCAGCGGGGGGCTCGCCGACCCCGAGATGGTTCCAGCGGTCGCCGCCGCGGAGGTGCCCTTCGTCGTGATGCACTGGCGGGGCTTCAGCCACGACATGAACAGCCGAGCGGTCTACGAGGACGTGGTCGCCGAGGTCACCGCTGAGCTGCGCAGCCGTATGGAGGCCGTGGTCGACGGCGGCATCCACCCCGATCGCATCGTCATCGATCCCGGCCTGGGCTTCGCCAAGGAGGCCGCGCACGATCTGGCGCTGGTGGCCCACCTCCGTGATCTTCGGAGCCTCGGTCGCCCCCTGCTGGTCGCCGCCTCCCGGAAGCGTTTCCTCGGCCATGTACTGGCCAAGGACGGCACACCACCCCGCGCCAGGGAACGGGACGCGGCCACCGCCGCGGTCTCCGCCATAGCCGCCCACGAGGGCGCCTGGGCCGTACGGGTCCATGAGGTGCATGCCACCGCCGACGCCGTACGGGTCGCGCACGCCGTCGAGGCCGCCCGGTGA
- a CDS encoding ABC transporter ATP-binding protein — protein MILFENVTKRYPDGTTAVDNLSFEVAQGELVTLVGPSGCGKTTTMKMVNRLIEPTSGRISVDGEDISTVDPVTLRRRIGYVIQQVGLFPHKTVLENTATVPHLLGWQRSKARARAAELLDLVGLDPSVYGDRYPEQLSGGQRQRVGVARALAADPPVLLMDEPFGAVDPVVREHLQNEFLKLQSQVRKTVLFVTHDIEEAVRLGDRIAVYGQGRIEQFDAPAAVLGTPATSYVADFVGADRGLKRLSVTPIEEGDLEQPPIVRLDDPLPGELGARWAVVLDGSGHLHGWLSAEHARDAAVGSTTVRERARRMDARLPLGASLKQAFATMLQHDAGWIAVVDGESERFLGVLTPGKLHEALRRSIDADAQDLPRTAVALDSIGTVPTGPERP, from the coding sequence ATGATCCTTTTCGAGAACGTCACCAAGCGCTACCCGGACGGGACCACCGCCGTGGACAACCTGTCGTTCGAGGTGGCCCAGGGCGAACTGGTCACCCTGGTCGGCCCGTCCGGCTGCGGCAAGACCACGACGATGAAGATGGTCAACCGCCTCATCGAACCGACCAGCGGGCGGATATCCGTGGACGGCGAGGACATCTCCACCGTCGATCCGGTCACCCTGCGCCGCCGCATCGGCTACGTCATCCAGCAGGTCGGCCTCTTCCCCCACAAGACCGTTCTGGAGAACACCGCGACCGTGCCCCATCTGCTCGGTTGGCAGCGGTCGAAGGCCCGGGCCCGGGCCGCCGAACTGCTGGACCTAGTGGGTCTCGACCCATCCGTCTACGGGGACCGCTACCCGGAGCAGCTCTCCGGCGGCCAGCGCCAACGCGTCGGAGTGGCCAGGGCACTGGCCGCCGATCCGCCCGTCCTGCTCATGGACGAGCCGTTCGGCGCCGTGGACCCCGTGGTGCGCGAGCACCTCCAGAACGAGTTCCTCAAGCTCCAGTCGCAGGTCCGCAAGACCGTCCTGTTCGTGACCCACGACATCGAGGAGGCCGTGCGACTCGGCGACCGCATCGCCGTCTACGGACAGGGCAGGATCGAGCAGTTCGACGCCCCGGCAGCGGTGCTCGGCACCCCGGCCACCTCGTACGTCGCGGACTTCGTGGGCGCCGACCGCGGCCTCAAGCGCCTGTCGGTGACCCCCATCGAGGAGGGCGATCTGGAGCAGCCCCCGATCGTGCGCCTCGATGATCCGCTGCCCGGCGAACTCGGCGCCCGCTGGGCCGTCGTCCTCGACGGTTCTGGTCATCTGCACGGCTGGCTCTCCGCCGAGCACGCACGCGACGCCGCGGTCGGGTCGACGACGGTGCGCGAGCGCGCGCGTCGGATGGATGCCCGGCTACCGCTGGGCGCTTCGCTCAAGCAGGCGTTCGCCACGATGTTGCAGCACGACGCGGGGTGGATCGCGGTCGTCGACGGGGAGTCGGAACGCTTCCTCGGGGTCCTCACCCCGGGGAAGCTCCATGAGGCGCTGCGGCGCTCCATCGACGCCGATGCCCAGGACCTTCCCCGTACCGCGGTCGCACTGGACTCGATCGGTACGGTCCCCACCGGTCCCGAGCGGCCGTGA
- a CDS encoding ABC transporter permease, which produces MAAQGCLAANDWICGEYLRSRSQELTDATVEHLWITVASVVIGLVVAFPLALLARAKPAFAGAVLGLTTLLYTIPSLAMFSLLLPVFGLSSALVVTGLVLYSLTILVRNILAGLAAVPAEAREAARGMGYGPVRLLWEVELPLALPAVMAGLRIATVSTVALTTVGALVGKGGLGNLIDDGVQTTFKAQVLTASVLCVLLAVTADLLLLGMQRLLTPWTRTPKARDTTSEAHSRERIPPAGHGAARLGARREEAHAVEGAN; this is translated from the coding sequence CTGGCCGCTCAGGGCTGTCTGGCGGCCAATGACTGGATCTGCGGGGAGTATCTCCGCAGCCGCAGCCAGGAGTTGACGGATGCGACGGTCGAGCATCTGTGGATCACCGTGGCATCGGTCGTCATAGGACTCGTGGTGGCGTTCCCCCTGGCCCTCCTCGCCCGCGCCAAGCCCGCCTTCGCAGGGGCGGTGCTCGGGCTCACGACTTTGCTCTACACGATTCCGTCGCTGGCGATGTTCTCGTTGCTCCTACCGGTCTTCGGACTGTCGTCGGCGCTGGTCGTCACGGGTCTCGTGCTCTACTCGCTGACCATCTTGGTCCGGAACATCCTGGCCGGCCTTGCGGCGGTGCCCGCCGAGGCGCGGGAAGCCGCCCGAGGCATGGGCTACGGCCCGGTCCGACTCCTGTGGGAGGTCGAACTGCCCCTGGCGCTGCCCGCTGTGATGGCCGGGCTGCGGATCGCGACGGTCTCCACGGTGGCCCTGACGACCGTCGGTGCGCTGGTCGGCAAGGGCGGACTGGGCAATCTCATCGACGACGGAGTGCAGACGACGTTCAAGGCGCAGGTGCTGACCGCGTCCGTGCTCTGTGTGCTGCTGGCGGTGACGGCCGATCTCCTGCTGCTGGGGATGCAACGACTGCTCACGCCGTGGACGCGCACGCCCAAGGCACGGGACACCACCTCAGAGGCGCATTCCCGGGAACGAATACCGCCGGCGGGGCATGGCGCGGCGCGACTCGGGGCACGGCGAGAAGAAGCGCACGCCGTTGAAGGGGCGAACTGA
- a CDS encoding ABC transporter permease, with protein MGVLADAWTWLTTGANWEGDSGAWHRLGEHVYVSGIALVLACAIALPLALWLGHLGRGGALAINVSNAGRAIPVFAVLALFMLTPLRTAGYAPTIIALVLFAVPPLLTNAYVGMREVDRAVVEAARGMGMSGWQLFFRVELPLAYPLLMTGLRSAAVQVVATATIASMVGQGGLGRIITAGFNTYDTAQVVAGALLAAGLALLVEAVLVAADRLLNPLRKPAQGQRKESGPVPSAV; from the coding sequence ATGGGAGTGCTCGCCGACGCCTGGACATGGCTCACCACCGGGGCGAATTGGGAGGGGGACAGCGGTGCTTGGCACCGGCTGGGGGAGCATGTGTACGTGAGCGGGATCGCCCTCGTGCTGGCCTGCGCCATCGCCCTACCTCTCGCTCTCTGGCTCGGTCATCTCGGGCGAGGGGGAGCACTCGCGATCAACGTGTCCAACGCCGGCCGGGCGATACCGGTGTTCGCCGTGCTCGCCTTGTTCATGCTCACACCGCTGCGTACGGCGGGCTATGCACCGACGATCATTGCCCTGGTGCTGTTCGCGGTGCCCCCGCTGCTGACCAATGCGTATGTGGGGATGCGAGAGGTGGACCGTGCGGTGGTGGAGGCCGCCCGCGGCATGGGGATGTCCGGCTGGCAGCTCTTCTTCCGGGTGGAGCTCCCCTTGGCCTATCCCCTGTTGATGACCGGTCTGCGTTCGGCAGCCGTGCAGGTGGTGGCGACCGCCACGATCGCTTCCATGGTCGGCCAGGGCGGGTTGGGGCGGATCATCACCGCGGGCTTCAACACCTACGACACCGCACAGGTGGTGGCCGGAGCACTCCTCGCGGCCGGTCTGGCACTGCTGGTGGAAGCGGTGCTGGTGGCGGCGGATCGGTTGTTGAACCCCCTGCGGAAGCCCGCACAGGGGCAGCGGAAGGAGTCGGGTCCGGTGCCTTCCGCCGTCTGA